The following are encoded together in the Pirellulales bacterium genome:
- a CDS encoding Flp family type IVb pilin: protein MLAAGQKFLREETGATAVEYAVMLALILVAVISAIGSVGAQTGGMWGTIDGDLTSHGFGS from the coding sequence ATGTTAGCCGCCGGTCAAAAATTTTTGCGTGAGGAGACGGGGGCCACTGCCGTCGAGTACGCTGTGATGCTGGCCTTGATCCTGGTCGCCGTGATCAGCGCGATTGGGTCGGTCGGCGCGCAGACGGGGGGGATGTGGGGGACTATTGATGGCGATCTGACCAGCCACGGGTTTGGCTCTTAG
- a CDS encoding DUF2442 domain-containing protein produces MGILALTADERVADVKFTKDTLSVALKDGRTIIVPLAWYPRLFNATVAERKNWQIAGGGYGIYWPDIDEDLSTEGLLRGAPAPLSAKVSTQKNPSRRTKR; encoded by the coding sequence ATGGGTATTTTGGCACTTACGGCTGATGAACGAGTCGCCGACGTCAAATTTACGAAAGATACATTGAGCGTGGCCCTGAAGGATGGGCGGACCATCATCGTTCCACTCGCTTGGTATCCACGGTTATTCAACGCGACTGTCGCCGAACGAAAAAACTGGCAAATCGCAGGTGGGGGTTATGGCATTTATTGGCCCGATATTGATGAGGATTTGAGCACCGAGGGGCTACTCCGCGGCGCTCCCGCCCCGTTATCGGCAAAGGTCAGTACCCAGAAAAACCCTAGCCGCCGCACAAAGCGGTGA
- a CDS encoding lactate racemase domain-containing protein produces the protein MPARLKYGQQSEILVPVDTSCRLTHYGLPTLAAVADLASTVQTALHHPRDFPPLAAATVPGDQIVLAVDPQLPQVATIVPAICKYLLAQNVDAARLTVLLDGAAQAQLAQLRQIWPAESSDAPTLALHHPDQRNDLGYLAADESAAPIYFNRRLLDADLIIPVGCASWTNSNSTTDLTGKTPVQRSLLYPEFSDLAARGRAINASLANLTKSPKPLKSAKPPKSGKAPEITHSPDWLLGVQFCVQVVPGPAGDVLAVSAGMLDSVCQWGADFGRQAWGAGLRTPVPLVIAGLNGATSSSWENVVLQLARYLQYVKRGGSLALYTDLSVMPPAGVLEWAQSGFADEVPEVLEREKVPGWQMAKILQNAREHARLALASELPEHLVSDLGWHPLVEDEDLQRLCETAASGCVFHHAEFVDLEPLPQPTAGRN, from the coding sequence ATGCCAGCACGGTTAAAATATGGCCAGCAAAGTGAGATTCTTGTGCCGGTTGACACCAGTTGTCGACTGACGCACTATGGACTCCCCACGCTCGCCGCAGTCGCGGACTTGGCCTCGACTGTACAAACAGCCCTGCATCATCCGCGTGATTTTCCCCCCTTGGCGGCGGCAACCGTTCCGGGGGACCAAATCGTGCTAGCTGTCGATCCCCAGTTGCCCCAGGTCGCAACGATCGTCCCGGCAATTTGCAAGTATTTACTCGCCCAAAATGTTGACGCCGCGCGGCTTACCGTCCTTTTGGATGGCGCCGCACAGGCACAACTCGCACAACTACGCCAGATTTGGCCAGCGGAAAGCTCCGATGCACCCACGTTGGCGCTGCACCATCCCGATCAACGTAACGACCTGGGCTATCTGGCCGCTGACGAGTCCGCGGCGCCGATTTACTTTAACCGACGACTGCTGGACGCGGATTTGATTATTCCCGTGGGCTGCGCAAGCTGGACGAACTCGAATTCAACGACGGATCTGACAGGAAAAACTCCCGTGCAGCGCAGTTTGCTGTATCCAGAATTCTCCGATTTGGCCGCTCGTGGGCGAGCCATTAACGCCAGCTTGGCCAATCTGACCAAATCCCCCAAGCCACTCAAATCCGCCAAGCCACCCAAGTCAGGCAAGGCTCCAGAAATTACCCACTCCCCCGATTGGCTCTTAGGCGTGCAATTTTGCGTGCAAGTGGTTCCTGGACCGGCAGGGGATGTGCTAGCTGTTTCCGCTGGCATGTTGGATTCTGTCTGTCAGTGGGGAGCCGATTTTGGCCGTCAAGCATGGGGAGCCGGTTTGCGAACTCCAGTCCCATTGGTGATTGCCGGGCTAAATGGTGCTACCAGCTCCAGTTGGGAAAATGTGGTTTTGCAATTAGCAAGGTATTTGCAATATGTCAAGCGTGGCGGCAGCCTGGCGCTTTACACCGATCTGTCCGTCATGCCACCGGCGGGAGTGCTGGAATGGGCGCAATCAGGATTTGCCGACGAAGTGCCGGAAGTCCTGGAACGAGAAAAGGTCCCAGGGTGGCAAATGGCCAAAATTTTGCAAAACGCCCGCGAACACGCACGATTGGCCCTAGCGAGTGAATTACCAGAACATCTAGTGAGCGACCTGGGCTGGCATCCCCTGGTGGAAGATGAGGACTTGCAACGGCTCTGTGAAACGGCAGCCAGCGGTTGCGTCTTTCATCATGCGGAATTTGTGGACTTGGAACCATTGCCCCAGCCCACAGCGGGAAGGAATTAA
- a CDS encoding DUF4826 family protein, translating into MADSDEMETVTDRDDATWIADQRKIVETYLQHQGCEHAGVSLEPRWYLYPYLALWAVRSKLNPQLVGWWAISGDVPTDYMAAARELRSIADVLAAFGRLWLQSAEAMSRGEHTGKGKPENAIEVAPLLRVRAEMMQELAEQVRAEESEE; encoded by the coding sequence ATGGCAGACAGCGACGAAATGGAGACGGTCACCGATCGAGACGACGCGACCTGGATTGCTGATCAACGCAAGATCGTCGAGACATACCTGCAGCATCAAGGTTGCGAGCATGCCGGTGTTTCTTTGGAGCCGCGATGGTACTTGTATCCATATCTAGCTCTCTGGGCCGTGCGATCCAAATTGAATCCCCAGTTGGTTGGGTGGTGGGCAATATCTGGTGATGTACCGACTGATTACATGGCAGCGGCTCGCGAACTGCGAAGCATAGCGGATGTTCTTGCTGCATTTGGTAGGTTATGGCTCCAATCAGCCGAAGCAATGTCACGAGGGGAGCACACGGGAAAAGGCAAGCCTGAAAACGCAATTGAAGTTGCTCCCTTACTGCGTGTTCGAGCAGAGATGATGCAAGAGCTTGCGGAGCAGGTTCGAGCCGAAGAGAGTGAAGAATAA
- a CDS encoding sugar nucleotide-binding protein, with product MNSYSVPPLPLPLLITGISGVAGYNALPYFYARYGSQVVGIRQADNWRLVGPGVVVCNAEDRATLEKLFDRFQFRSVLDTAGNCALKSCELDPAMAWRINVDGVKNLLAVMRGGNTRYVHLSIDLVFSGVGSGGYLETAIPDPVTAYGQSMVAAEELILADYPTAAILRISLPMGISFNGHAGAIDWIQSRFKKHKPATLYFDEVRTPTFTDCLNELCEVVLARPNIQGLYHAGGTRALSLYQIAQIVNRVGGYDPHLLHGIPRIEAGPMPPRAGNVSMNSSKLAAALGYQPFDPWPLEERWIPTDREWHYRREPAEGGCGRLLAELLYRNPRRNLHIPPKAHYQPHAVMAQPTG from the coding sequence ATGAACTCATATTCCGTCCCCCCGCTTCCCCTTCCCCTGCTGATTACCGGCATTTCCGGCGTCGCGGGCTATAACGCGCTCCCTTATTTTTATGCCAGGTATGGCAGCCAGGTCGTGGGGATTCGCCAGGCGGATAACTGGCGACTCGTCGGTCCCGGCGTGGTCGTCTGCAATGCCGAAGACCGCGCCACGCTCGAAAAACTATTTGACCGCTTTCAGTTTCGCAGCGTGCTGGACACCGCGGGCAACTGCGCCCTCAAAAGCTGCGAACTCGACCCCGCCATGGCTTGGCGGATCAATGTGGACGGCGTCAAAAACCTGCTGGCCGTCATGCGCGGCGGGAATACTCGCTATGTGCACCTATCAATCGATTTGGTTTTTAGCGGAGTCGGCTCGGGCGGTTATCTCGAAACCGCTATCCCCGACCCCGTCACCGCCTATGGGCAAAGCATGGTCGCGGCGGAGGAACTAATCCTTGCCGATTATCCCACGGCGGCAATTTTACGCATCTCCCTGCCGATGGGAATCAGCTTTAACGGCCACGCCGGGGCGATCGATTGGATCCAATCCCGCTTTAAAAAGCACAAGCCCGCCACGCTCTATTTTGACGAGGTCCGCACGCCCACGTTTACCGATTGCCTGAATGAACTATGCGAAGTTGTCCTGGCTCGCCCGAACATTCAAGGTCTATATCACGCCGGGGGAACGCGGGCGCTCAGCCTATATCAAATCGCCCAGATTGTGAATCGCGTGGGGGGGTACGATCCGCATTTGCTGCACGGCATTCCTCGGATCGAGGCGGGGCCGATGCCGCCGCGCGCGGGAAATGTCAGCATGAATTCTAGCAAACTGGCCGCGGCGTTGGGCTACCAGCCTTTTGACCCCTGGCCGCTGGAAGAACGCTGGATTCCCACCGATCGCGAATGGCATTATCGGCGGGAACCGGCAGAAGGAGGCTGTGGACGGTTATTAGCCGAACTTTTATACCGCAATCCCCGGCGAAACTTGCATATCCCCCCCAAGGCGCATTATCAGCCGCACGCGGTCATGGCCCAACCGACGGGCTAG
- a CDS encoding NUDIX hydrolase has protein sequence MADRLVSPELLLATPRFTVVRHTLTLADGSLLKKETIQHPGAVVILPWFDNQQVGLIRNFRLAVGDTLWELPAGTLEPGETPLANAQRELREETGYTAEKWTPLGEMLMSPGILHERMHFFVAEQLQAGGTALEPGELIENVRLPWESALGMIDRGEILDAKTVAALLLWERRLTQRLKQAGEDRKA, from the coding sequence ATGGCAGATCGACTAGTTTCTCCGGAATTGTTATTGGCTACTCCCCGATTTACCGTGGTGCGGCACACTTTGACGCTGGCCGATGGCTCCCTCCTAAAAAAGGAAACCATCCAACACCCCGGAGCGGTGGTAATTTTGCCCTGGTTTGACAACCAACAAGTCGGCCTCATCCGTAATTTTCGACTCGCCGTGGGTGACACGCTGTGGGAACTACCCGCCGGGACGCTGGAGCCGGGGGAAACCCCCCTCGCCAACGCGCAACGCGAATTACGCGAAGAAACCGGCTACACCGCGGAAAAATGGACACCCCTGGGTGAAATGCTCATGTCCCCCGGAATTTTGCACGAACGGATGCATTTTTTTGTGGCGGAGCAACTGCAAGCGGGGGGGACGGCCTTGGAACCAGGGGAGTTAATAGAAAATGTCCGACTTCCCTGGGAATCAGCGCTGGGCATGATCGATCGCGGGGAAATTCTTGATGCCAAGACGGTTGCCGCGTTGTTGCTGTGGGAACGGCGGCTAACCCAACGGCTTAAGCAAGCTGGGGAAGATAGAAAAGCTTAG
- a CDS encoding DUF4160 domain-containing protein — protein MPTILRIGPYRFYFHSHEPNEPPHVHIDRDDLSAKFGLEPVGLARNLGFKPSELRRIQKLVMQHQPEIVEAWHGYFGTYG, from the coding sequence ATGCCGACTATCTTGCGAATCGGACCATATCGATTCTACTTTCATAGCCATGAACCCAATGAGCCGCCGCATGTCCATATTGATCGGGACGACTTATCGGCCAAGTTCGGGCTTGAGCCAGTAGGACTCGCTCGAAATCTCGGATTCAAACCCTCGGAACTGCGTCGCATTCAAAAACTAGTAATGCAACATCAACCTGAAATCGTGGAGGCCTGGCATGGGTATTTTGGCACTTACGGCTGA